A region of Maridesulfovibrio sp. DNA encodes the following proteins:
- a CDS encoding DUF368 domain-containing protein → MNFMQAWKKGPGPESTRDYLVLILKGICMGVADIIPGVSGGTMAFITGIYDNLIDSIRSFNGKFIKSLLRLNFYGAVAEAHLKFLLPLLLGIVVAMVSMARVIHSLLGTHPVQVWSLFFGLIAASILVVGRRVGDFSFRNLFFGIVGAVFSFFLVGLIPVTTPDTLWFVFICASISICAMILPGISGAFILLLLGKYEFITGAIRNPTNLENGAILLAFVCGCAFGISLFSRVLHFLLEKHHAITVSLLTGFMAGAMRKIWPWKEVLDSVVIRGKVHVLSEANVLPPAFNGEFAGAVLLMVAGFAAVIILEWVSSAKDS, encoded by the coding sequence ATGAATTTTATGCAAGCTTGGAAAAAAGGTCCGGGACCCGAATCAACCCGTGACTACCTTGTACTTATACTTAAGGGTATCTGTATGGGGGTTGCTGACATCATTCCCGGTGTTTCCGGTGGAACAATGGCTTTTATCACCGGAATTTATGACAACCTTATTGATTCCATCCGTTCTTTTAACGGAAAATTCATCAAGAGCCTGCTGCGTTTGAATTTTTACGGGGCAGTGGCCGAAGCTCATCTCAAGTTCCTGCTCCCCCTGCTGCTGGGTATTGTTGTGGCCATGGTTTCGATGGCGCGGGTTATCCATTCACTGCTGGGAACCCATCCGGTGCAGGTTTGGTCCTTGTTTTTCGGCCTGATTGCCGCTTCCATTCTGGTAGTCGGCAGAAGGGTCGGTGATTTTTCGTTCAGAAATCTTTTTTTCGGGATTGTCGGTGCTGTATTCAGTTTTTTTCTTGTGGGACTGATTCCCGTAACCACTCCGGACACCCTCTGGTTTGTTTTTATCTGCGCTTCGATTTCCATCTGTGCAATGATTCTTCCGGGGATAAGCGGGGCATTTATCCTTTTGCTGCTTGGTAAATATGAATTTATCACCGGGGCTATCCGCAATCCTACAAATCTTGAAAACGGCGCCATCCTTTTAGCTTTTGTCTGCGGTTGCGCTTTCGGGATTTCTTTGTTTTCACGGGTACTTCATTTTCTGCTGGAAAAACATCATGCAATAACCGTCAGTCTGCTGACCGGGTTTATGGCTGGAGCCATGCGGAAAATATGGCCTTGGAAGGAGGTTCTTGATTCCGTAGTGATACGGGGAAAGGTTCACGTGCTGAGTGAGGCCAATGTGCTTCCTCCTGCCTTCAACGGTGAATTTGCGGGTGCCGTGCTTCTGATGGTTGCCGGATTCGCAGCAGTGATTATCTTGGAATGGGTATCTTCAGCCAAGGACAGCTGA
- the trxB gene encoding thioredoxin-disulfide reductase, whose protein sequence is MKSYDAVVIGGGPAGMAAALYLARAGVNFLAVEKMSHGGQMLLTDELENFPGFPDGIKGYELADRMDRHVKHYKYDHVYDEVLQIFPGEEYHEVVVASGDHVRCQVVIITSGVTFRKLKVPNEEKLLGRGISYCALCDGHFYRDKVVAVVGGGNSALEESVYLSKLVKKLYLVHRREEFRADMVYQEKCLANPVIEPVMNSVVSKFVGDTEVVGVEIKNVVSGEYSVLDVDGVFIFVGFDAVCSFFPKELALDQFGFIKTTCEMESSIPGIYAAGDIRSKRCRQVVTAVGDGATAATAAYAYLEHK, encoded by the coding sequence ATGAAGTCTTATGACGCCGTTGTAATCGGGGGCGGCCCTGCCGGAATGGCGGCCGCCCTTTATCTTGCGAGGGCAGGAGTTAATTTTCTTGCTGTCGAAAAGATGTCCCATGGTGGACAGATGCTCTTGACGGATGAATTGGAAAATTTCCCCGGATTTCCTGATGGAATCAAGGGGTATGAGCTGGCAGACAGGATGGACAGGCATGTAAAGCATTACAAGTATGACCATGTGTATGACGAAGTCCTGCAGATTTTTCCGGGAGAAGAGTATCATGAAGTCGTGGTTGCCAGCGGTGATCATGTCAGATGCCAGGTGGTTATTATAACATCCGGTGTGACTTTCAGAAAATTAAAAGTTCCCAACGAGGAAAAACTGCTTGGCCGCGGGATATCTTACTGCGCTTTGTGCGATGGGCATTTCTATCGTGACAAAGTAGTAGCTGTTGTCGGTGGCGGAAATTCCGCGCTTGAGGAGTCTGTTTATCTTTCGAAACTCGTAAAGAAGCTTTACCTTGTGCATCGCAGGGAAGAATTCAGGGCGGACATGGTTTATCAGGAAAAATGTCTGGCCAACCCGGTAATTGAACCGGTGATGAATTCAGTTGTTTCAAAGTTTGTCGGCGATACGGAAGTGGTCGGTGTTGAGATCAAAAATGTTGTTTCCGGCGAGTATTCTGTTCTCGACGTGGACGGTGTATTTATTTTTGTCGGTTTTGACGCAGTGTGTAGCTTTTTTCCGAAAGAGCTGGCACTTGACCAGTTTGGATTTATAAAAACAACCTGCGAAATGGAATCAAGTATTCCCGGAATATATGCAGCAGGTGACATCCGCTCAAAAAGATGCAGGCAGGTTGTCACTGCAGTGGGAGATGGCGCAACGGCCGCTACTGCCGCGTATGCATATCTGGAACATAAATAA
- the pgsA gene encoding CDP-diacylglycerol--glycerol-3-phosphate 3-phosphatidyltransferase: MFNLANSLTLGRILAVPLIVALLYYPNKLTMFLAAFVFFLASLTDFFDGYIARRSNQVTNLGKFLDPLADKLLICSTLIMLSYMGYVSGWITVVIVCRELAVTGLRAIAVDMGLVLAADKFGKLKTVVQSFALGPLLLHFPYFGIDMHQLGMWILYVAVFLTVFSGANYMYNLHKVWLTSE; the protein is encoded by the coding sequence ATGTTCAATCTTGCCAACTCCCTGACTCTTGGACGCATTCTGGCTGTACCGTTAATCGTTGCTCTTCTTTACTACCCGAATAAACTGACCATGTTTCTGGCGGCCTTTGTCTTTTTTCTGGCATCGCTGACTGACTTTTTTGACGGGTACATTGCCCGGCGGAGCAATCAGGTAACCAATCTCGGTAAATTTCTTGATCCGCTGGCGGATAAGCTGCTTATCTGTTCAACTCTGATCATGCTCAGTTATATGGGGTATGTAAGTGGATGGATTACTGTAGTTATTGTCTGCAGGGAATTGGCTGTAACCGGGCTGAGAGCCATTGCCGTTGATATGGGACTGGTTCTTGCCGCGGACAAATTCGGAAAACTCAAGACAGTTGTACAGAGTTTCGCTCTTGGACCTTTGCTGCTGCATTTTCCCTATTTTGGAATAGATATGCACCAGCTGGGGATGTGGATTCTCTATGTGGCAGTGTTCCTGACCGTATTTTCCGGTGCTAATTATATGTACAATTTGCATAAAGTCTGGTTAACTAGCGAATAA
- a CDS encoding protein-L-isoaspartate(D-aspartate) O-methyltransferase, translating to MRIDPKRSRLKMVDEQIAARGVVDKNVLDAMRKVPRHLFVQDALASRAYSDSALPIGEGQTISQPYIVAAMSELLKIKPGHKVLEIGTGSGYQAAVLAEMGADVFSIERIRKLFITVRKLLFDMRYFNIQLKLDDGTMGWPENAPYDRIIVTAGGPEIPQYLIDQLADPGIMVIPVGGQRRVQRLMLVTKTDGKIETTDMGGCAFVDLVGKQGW from the coding sequence GTGCGTATAGATCCTAAGCGTTCCAGATTGAAGATGGTGGATGAACAGATTGCGGCCCGGGGAGTGGTCGATAAAAATGTTCTTGATGCCATGCGTAAAGTTCCGCGCCACCTGTTCGTGCAGGACGCCCTTGCTTCACGCGCATATTCCGACAGCGCTCTGCCGATTGGTGAAGGCCAGACTATTTCCCAACCGTACATTGTTGCCGCCATGTCTGAATTGCTCAAGATTAAGCCGGGACATAAGGTGCTTGAGATCGGCACCGGTTCAGGATATCAGGCCGCAGTTCTGGCTGAGATGGGGGCCGATGTTTTTTCCATTGAGCGGATTCGCAAGCTTTTTATCACTGTCCGCAAATTACTTTTCGATATGAGGTATTTTAACATTCAGCTCAAGCTGGATGACGGCACCATGGGATGGCCCGAGAATGCTCCTTATGATCGCATAATTGTAACTGCCGGGGGGCCGGAAATTCCGCAATACCTCATCGATCAACTTGCAGATCCGGGCATAATGGTAATTCCGGTGGGCGGACAAAGACGGGTACAGCGGCTTATGCTGGTCACCAAAACAGATGGGAAAATTGAAACCACCGACATGGGCGGGTGTGCCTTTGTGGATCTGGTTGGCAAGCAGGGCTGGTAG
- a CDS encoding SufD family Fe-S cluster assembly protein, whose protein sequence is MKKIDLNDFKFEGLEHAVIEDLSSIGAEEKEQLIMAGVDVDAKDVSATFMQVDHSNVHCGSNDKDVEVMDIKKALDKYDGLPDYYFNLIDKDKDEFTRNAADNLHGGYFVRTKKGAKIEKPVQSCLFLKAENSGQNIHNIVVVEEDSELHIITGCAAAHDKFSGGHFGLSEFYVKKGGKLTFTMVHNWGENTVVRPRTVGVVEEGGTLINNYVLMKKVKDLQSYPTIFLNGEGAVARFNSVLVAPEGSHVDTGTRIIQNAPNTKAETISRTITTGGTIIARGHIQGNFVPARGHIECQGLILGGGRIHAVPELEGTVEGVELSHEAAVGKIAQEEIEYLMARGMDEDEATSTIVRGFLNVDIMGLPEKLQKEIDKQIEELDANESM, encoded by the coding sequence ATGAAAAAAATTGATCTGAACGATTTTAAATTTGAAGGGCTGGAGCACGCAGTAATTGAAGATCTTTCTTCAATTGGAGCTGAAGAAAAAGAGCAGCTGATCATGGCAGGCGTTGATGTTGACGCCAAGGATGTCAGCGCCACCTTTATGCAGGTTGATCACTCCAACGTACACTGCGGTAGCAATGATAAAGATGTTGAAGTCATGGACATTAAAAAGGCCCTTGATAAATATGACGGCCTGCCGGACTACTACTTCAATCTCATTGACAAAGACAAGGACGAGTTTACCCGCAACGCTGCAGACAATCTGCACGGCGGATACTTTGTGCGTACCAAAAAAGGCGCAAAGATTGAAAAGCCTGTGCAGTCCTGTCTGTTTCTCAAAGCTGAAAACTCCGGGCAGAACATCCATAATATCGTGGTTGTTGAGGAAGATTCCGAGCTGCACATTATTACCGGTTGTGCTGCTGCCCATGATAAATTCTCAGGCGGACATTTCGGTCTTTCCGAATTTTATGTTAAAAAGGGCGGTAAGCTCACCTTCACCATGGTTCATAACTGGGGTGAAAATACTGTCGTGCGTCCTCGCACCGTTGGTGTTGTTGAAGAGGGTGGAACGCTCATCAACAACTATGTGCTGATGAAAAAAGTTAAAGACCTCCAGTCTTACCCGACTATTTTTCTGAACGGCGAAGGTGCGGTTGCACGTTTCAACTCTGTTCTGGTCGCTCCCGAAGGCTCTCATGTCGACACCGGGACCCGCATTATCCAGAACGCACCCAACACCAAGGCGGAAACCATTTCCCGGACCATCACCACCGGTGGGACTATCATTGCCCGTGGTCATATTCAGGGTAACTTTGTTCCTGCACGCGGCCACATTGAGTGTCAGGGACTCATTCTCGGCGGCGGACGCATTCATGCTGTTCCCGAACTGGAAGGCACAGTGGAAGGCGTGGAACTTTCCCACGAGGCCGCAGTCGGCAAGATTGCACAGGAAGAAATTGAATATCTCATGGCTCGCGGTATGGATGAGGATGAAGCAACCTCAACCATTGTACGCGGCTTCCTCAACGTGGATATCATGGGCCTGCCCGAAAAATTGCAGAAGGAAATCGACAAACAGATCGAAGAGCTTGATGCAAACGAATCCATGTAG
- a CDS encoding CBS domain-containing protein — protein sequence MLKVDDLMTTELFTLSQSDNLKMARSLMDLQRIRHIPIVNDKREFIGLVTHRDILRATISQLADIDPATQGEIDSGIPVGEIMRTDIKTVLADTSLKEAALMLLDHKYGCFPVVNENNGLIGILTEADFLKLTISLMDALERNDD from the coding sequence ATGCTGAAAGTTGACGATCTTATGACTACGGAACTTTTCACCCTAAGCCAATCAGATAATTTAAAAATGGCAAGGTCACTCATGGACCTGCAGCGCATCAGACACATACCCATTGTGAATGATAAACGGGAATTTATCGGACTTGTTACCCACAGGGATATTCTGCGGGCCACTATTTCACAATTAGCGGACATTGATCCGGCAACTCAGGGCGAAATAGATTCCGGCATTCCTGTAGGGGAAATAATGCGTACTGACATCAAAACAGTATTAGCCGACACTTCCCTGAAAGAAGCAGCACTAATGTTGCTGGACCATAAATACGGTTGCTTTCCGGTGGTCAATGAAAATAATGGGTTAATCGGCATCCTGACTGAGGCTGACTTTCTAAAACTGACCATAAGTCTGATGGATGCATTGGAGCGAAACGACGATTAA
- a CDS encoding metal-dependent hydrolase, protein MPGYKVHVSGSVVAGTVVLLGLVNIGLYVIDPEQVVSLFVICALGALFPDIDTDSKGKRIFYSAMLIMSLSLIYLDKFKWAAYLGVLAMLPGVSAHRGWTHTWWAMLLVPMPMLALPYYVYGQPLSTLMPYYVAFVTGYFSHLLLDREF, encoded by the coding sequence ATGCCGGGATATAAGGTTCATGTCAGTGGTTCCGTTGTTGCCGGAACAGTGGTGCTTTTGGGATTGGTTAATATCGGGCTATATGTCATTGATCCTGAGCAGGTTGTTTCGCTGTTTGTTATTTGTGCGTTAGGTGCTCTTTTCCCGGATATCGATACTGATTCAAAGGGTAAAAGAATATTTTATTCTGCAATGCTTATAATGTCCTTATCTTTGATCTATCTGGATAAATTTAAATGGGCTGCTTATCTTGGAGTTCTTGCCATGCTACCCGGTGTCAGTGCACATCGCGGCTGGACCCACACATGGTGGGCGATGTTGCTGGTGCCCATGCCTATGCTTGCTCTGCCATATTATGTTTACGGGCAGCCGCTTTCGACATTGATGCCCTATTATGTTGCTTTTGTGACCGGGTACTTTTCACATCTTTTGCTGGACCGGGAATTTTAA
- the trxA gene encoding thioredoxin, whose product MALQVTDSNFQEEVLNSDKPVLVDFWAPWCGPCRAMGPVIDELAEEFSSQVKICKMNVDDNPASPGKYGIRAIPTLILFKDGEVVDQTTGAVSKSSIKEMISSKAL is encoded by the coding sequence ATGGCTTTGCAGGTAACCGATTCCAATTTTCAAGAAGAAGTTCTTAATAGTGATAAGCCTGTTCTGGTTGATTTCTGGGCTCCATGGTGTGGACCCTGCCGTGCAATGGGCCCCGTGATTGATGAACTTGCTGAAGAATTCTCCAGTCAGGTGAAAATTTGCAAGATGAATGTTGATGACAATCCCGCATCTCCAGGAAAGTACGGTATCCGTGCCATCCCGACCCTCATTCTCTTTAAGGATGGCGAGGTTGTGGATCAGACCACAGGTGCAGTTTCCAAAAGCAGCATAAAGGAAATGATCAGCAGCAAGGCTTTGTAA
- a CDS encoding tetratricopeptide repeat protein, whose product MQSKIEWYQEVLALEPSSKVFFPLARLYVEMGSLEKAVTTLRMGLDRHPDYLEARLLLVETLAKLDRDSEAKAAVAPLTRLFSSYPSFWKMWGASVSEGNSDVAGAMAFLFSALHGSPVSWSDVMAEGIKQLTGISTEGAVDRVSSAKKVESAESTGVFSRPEPESSDLLADEITEAAALVDFDGDTGEDLTSPVVMDSLKTKTMAEVLASQGDLEGALEIYRDLLCKASDEEKDELMSFMADISSKISNAPLDEVAGDDASKDPYFRHAKSKLMGTLELLAERLEARASR is encoded by the coding sequence ATGCAAAGCAAGATTGAGTGGTATCAGGAAGTTCTGGCTCTGGAGCCCAGCTCTAAAGTATTTTTTCCTCTGGCCCGCCTTTATGTGGAAATGGGCAGTCTTGAAAAGGCTGTGACCACTCTTCGGATGGGACTTGACCGCCACCCTGACTATCTTGAAGCACGCCTGCTTCTGGTGGAAACCCTTGCCAAGCTCGACAGGGATTCCGAAGCAAAAGCTGCGGTTGCTCCTTTGACAAGACTCTTTTCTTCGTACCCTTCATTCTGGAAAATGTGGGGTGCTTCCGTTTCAGAAGGCAACAGCGATGTTGCAGGGGCAATGGCCTTTTTATTCTCCGCGTTGCACGGTTCTCCCGTTTCCTGGTCTGATGTCATGGCCGAAGGAATCAAGCAGTTGACCGGTATTTCGACGGAAGGAGCTGTTGATAGGGTTTCTTCTGCGAAAAAAGTTGAATCCGCCGAGTCTACAGGTGTTTTCTCCCGTCCCGAGCCTGAAAGCAGTGATTTGCTTGCCGATGAAATTACTGAGGCTGCAGCTCTTGTTGATTTTGATGGAGACACAGGTGAGGATCTGACAAGTCCCGTTGTCATGGATAGCCTGAAAACCAAGACCATGGCTGAAGTACTGGCGTCCCAAGGTGATCTTGAAGGTGCGCTTGAAATATACCGCGACTTGCTTTGCAAGGCTTCGGATGAAGAAAAAGATGAACTGATGTCTTTTATGGCTGATATTTCCAGCAAAATAAGCAATGCTCCATTAGATGAAGTCGCCGGTGATGACGCAAGCAAGGATCCCTATTTTCGGCATGCCAAAAGCAAGTTGATGGGTACTCTTGAACTGCTTGCTGAACGTCTTGAAGCGCGGGCTTCCCGATAA
- the tsaD gene encoding tRNA (adenosine(37)-N6)-threonylcarbamoyltransferase complex transferase subunit TsaD codes for MLCLGIESSCDETGLALVLDGKLIAEKLASQVDVHAVFGGVVPEIASREHLRVLPVLFRELLKEQNLTVDDIDVVSVARGPGLQGCLLMGISFAKGLVLSSRAKLIGVNHLWAHLTAAGLEQELQFPSLGLLVSGGHTHIYLIESPTKFTLLGRTLDDAAGEAFDKTAKSLNLPYPGGKLVDDLGRQGVVDKKLFPVPYVNNDNLDFSFSGLKTAVATYVNNHSDLRLEVMGVPEDGEEDSDLADERKNMLASFNYTVGRTLEVKVKRALERNRGVKSLIVAGGVAANSVVRSVMADVAAGFSIPLVLPSMHLCTDNGAMIAYAGYLMAEAGCRHDLDLEAIARGRVVPSDWICEG; via the coding sequence ATGCTCTGTCTCGGTATTGAGAGTTCATGTGATGAAACAGGACTCGCCCTTGTACTCGACGGCAAACTGATCGCAGAGAAGCTTGCCTCACAGGTTGACGTGCATGCTGTTTTTGGCGGTGTCGTTCCTGAGATTGCGTCTCGTGAACATTTACGTGTGCTTCCAGTTCTTTTTCGTGAACTGCTCAAAGAACAGAATCTGACTGTCGATGATATTGATGTCGTCTCAGTAGCCAGAGGGCCAGGATTGCAAGGCTGTCTGCTCATGGGGATAAGCTTTGCCAAGGGACTGGTTCTTTCCAGCCGGGCCAAGCTCATCGGTGTGAACCATCTCTGGGCACATTTGACTGCTGCAGGTCTGGAACAGGAACTGCAATTCCCTTCCTTGGGATTGCTGGTTTCCGGCGGTCATACCCATATTTATCTTATTGAAAGTCCCACGAAGTTTACTCTGCTAGGCAGGACCCTTGACGACGCTGCAGGGGAAGCATTTGATAAGACCGCAAAATCTTTGAATCTTCCCTATCCCGGAGGCAAGCTGGTTGATGATCTTGGCAGGCAGGGCGTTGTTGATAAAAAACTTTTTCCTGTCCCATATGTAAATAATGACAATCTTGATTTCAGTTTTAGCGGTTTAAAGACGGCTGTGGCTACCTATGTCAATAACCATTCCGATCTGCGTCTTGAGGTAATGGGTGTGCCGGAAGACGGTGAAGAGGATTCCGACCTTGCGGATGAACGAAAAAATATGTTGGCTTCGTTCAATTATACTGTCGGTAGAACACTTGAAGTGAAGGTGAAAAGAGCTCTTGAGCGCAATAGGGGCGTGAAGTCCTTGATTGTTGCCGGGGGAGTTGCTGCCAATTCAGTTGTTCGTTCTGTTATGGCGGATGTTGCTGCCGGGTTTTCAATTCCGCTGGTGCTGCCTTCCATGCATCTTTGCACTGACAATGGGGCTATGATTGCCTATGCCGGATATCTTATGGCAGAGGCCGGATGCAGGCACGATCTGGATCTTGAAGCTATAGCGCGCGGAAGGGTGGTCCCGTCCGATTGGATATGTGAAGGTTAA
- a CDS encoding ABC transporter ATP-binding protein, protein MLKIEDLHVNIGDKEVIKGLNLHIKEGETFILFGPNGSGKTSLLMTLMGFTNYEVTQGKITFKDEDITYAPIYERARLGIGMSFQRPPTIHGLKTRHLVKMCGNGSDVDVEMLAQRVNMTNFLDRDINSGFSGGEIKRSELLQLMAQNPGLLLFDEPESGVDLENMHLIGKMVRTLLDGEIKPQLDLSMKEQKMKQGTKTCGLIITHTGHILDYINADRGQVLFNGHLCCEARPRDILEHIRKYGYKECVKCLN, encoded by the coding sequence ATGCTTAAGATAGAAGACTTGCACGTCAATATCGGCGATAAAGAGGTTATCAAAGGCCTCAACCTGCATATAAAGGAAGGGGAAACCTTCATTCTGTTCGGGCCTAACGGTTCCGGTAAAACTTCTCTGCTCATGACTCTCATGGGTTTCACAAATTATGAAGTTACTCAGGGTAAAATTACTTTTAAAGATGAAGATATTACCTATGCCCCCATCTACGAGCGTGCCAGACTCGGCATCGGTATGTCCTTTCAGCGTCCTCCGACCATCCACGGTTTGAAAACCCGTCATCTGGTTAAGATGTGCGGCAACGGCTCTGACGTGGATGTTGAGATGCTGGCCCAGCGGGTTAATATGACCAATTTTCTTGACCGTGATATCAACTCCGGTTTTTCCGGCGGTGAAATCAAGCGGTCTGAACTGCTCCAGCTTATGGCCCAGAATCCTGGCCTGCTGCTTTTCGATGAGCCGGAATCCGGTGTTGACCTGGAAAATATGCATCTCATCGGTAAAATGGTCCGTACCCTGCTCGATGGTGAAATCAAACCCCAGCTTGATTTGAGCATGAAAGAGCAGAAGATGAAGCAGGGCACAAAAACCTGCGGCCTGATTATCACTCATACCGGGCACATTCTGGATTACATCAACGCTGACCGTGGACAGGTCCTTTTTAACGGACACCTCTGCTGTGAAGCCAGACCTCGTGACATTCTGGAGCACATCCGCAAGTACGGATACAAAGAATGCGTGAAATGCCTGAACTAG
- the fbp gene encoding class 1 fructose-bisphosphatase → MTQQITVTEHLLLHQKQIPGATGQFTHLFNELVLSAKIISREVNKAGLVDVLGFTGEINVQGEEVKKLDEYANRILIHRMARSGVLCAMASEENADIIEIPHGLPQGNYIIIFDPLDGSSNIDVNVNIGTIFSIFRRKSKLGTPVQSTDVLQAGCEQVAAGYILYGSSTMLVFTTGDGVHGFTLDPGVGEFLLSHPNIKIPDCGKIYSVNEGYWPFWSEATKKVVGHFKSKDNIHGKPYSLRYIGSLVADFHRNLIYGGVFMYPADHRDPSKPRGKLRLLCEASPMAMLIEQAGGRATDGTQRILDIVPDDLHQRVPLFIGSRHEVETISAIYEEHDG, encoded by the coding sequence ATGACCCAGCAGATCACTGTTACAGAACACCTGTTATTGCACCAGAAACAAATCCCCGGAGCCACCGGTCAGTTTACACATCTGTTTAATGAACTGGTTCTTTCCGCCAAAATTATTTCCAGGGAAGTGAACAAAGCCGGGCTGGTTGATGTTCTTGGTTTTACAGGTGAGATTAATGTTCAGGGCGAGGAAGTAAAGAAGCTTGATGAATACGCAAACCGTATTCTGATTCACCGCATGGCCCGGTCCGGTGTGCTTTGTGCCATGGCTTCCGAAGAAAATGCTGATATTATTGAGATTCCTCATGGATTGCCTCAGGGTAATTATATCATTATTTTTGATCCGCTGGATGGCTCTTCCAATATTGATGTGAATGTCAATATCGGGACAATTTTTTCTATTTTCCGGCGTAAGAGCAAGCTAGGTACTCCTGTACAATCCACGGATGTACTGCAGGCAGGCTGTGAGCAGGTTGCCGCCGGGTATATACTTTACGGTTCGTCCACCATGCTGGTTTTTACTACCGGGGATGGTGTGCACGGCTTTACTCTTGACCCCGGCGTTGGTGAATTTCTTTTGTCCCATCCGAACATTAAAATTCCCGACTGCGGTAAAATCTATTCGGTCAATGAAGGGTACTGGCCTTTCTGGTCTGAAGCCACAAAGAAGGTTGTCGGACATTTCAAGTCCAAAGACAACATTCATGGTAAACCATACAGTTTGCGCTACATAGGTTCTCTAGTGGCTGATTTTCACCGAAATCTTATCTACGGCGGCGTATTCATGTATCCTGCGGATCATCGTGATCCATCCAAACCGCGAGGAAAGCTGAGGCTTCTGTGTGAAGCTTCGCCCATGGCCATGCTTATTGAGCAGGCCGGTGGCCGGGCCACCGATGGGACTCAGCGGATACTCGATATTGTCCCGGATGATCTTCATCAGCGCGTTCCGCTGTTTATCGGTTCACGTCACGAAGTGGAAACAATAAGTGCCATATACGAGGAGCATGACGGATAA
- a CDS encoding Mrp/NBP35 family ATP-binding protein: MSSSCSSCSSAPQKGGDKKTSAAQALQNELISSTLQKIKYKIFVMSGKGGVGKSSVAVNIAAALADKGFKVGILDVDIHGPSVPHLLGITGQLDVERGNLVVPKKVNDNLHVVSMESLLKDPDQAVLWRGPMKTSAIRQFISDVQWGELDFLVIDSPPGTGDEPMTVLKTIPESLAVVVTTPQEISLADVRKAINFLQYAKANIMGVVENMSGLICPHCHESIDLFKKGGGEELAAKYSLPFLGAVPLDPTTVVAGDLGKPVVLLEEDSPAKIAFRKVADKIAEAAESSFEVASSTHT, encoded by the coding sequence ATGAGTTCATCATGCAGTTCCTGTTCTTCTGCTCCGCAGAAGGGCGGTGACAAAAAGACTAGTGCTGCCCAGGCGTTGCAGAATGAGTTGATTTCCTCAACTCTGCAGAAGATCAAATACAAGATTTTTGTAATGAGTGGTAAGGGCGGCGTAGGTAAAAGTTCTGTGGCGGTCAATATCGCTGCAGCCCTTGCTGATAAGGGGTTCAAAGTAGGTATCCTTGATGTGGACATCCATGGCCCCAGTGTTCCCCACCTGCTTGGAATTACCGGGCAGCTTGATGTTGAGCGCGGTAACCTTGTGGTTCCCAAGAAAGTAAACGACAACCTGCACGTGGTTTCCATGGAATCCCTGCTCAAGGACCCGGATCAGGCTGTTCTCTGGCGCGGTCCCATGAAAACTTCCGCCATCAGACAGTTTATTTCTGATGTTCAGTGGGGCGAACTTGATTTTCTCGTGATCGATTCCCCTCCGGGGACCGGTGATGAGCCCATGACCGTGCTCAAAACCATTCCCGAATCTCTTGCTGTAGTTGTTACTACTCCGCAGGAAATTTCCCTTGCTGATGTAAGGAAAGCAATTAACTTTCTGCAGTATGCCAAGGCTAACATCATGGGTGTGGTTGAAAATATGAGCGGACTTATTTGTCCCCATTGCCATGAGAGTATCGATCTCTTCAAGAAAGGTGGCGGTGAAGAACTTGCAGCCAAGTACAGCCTGCCTTTCCTCGGCGCAGTTCCCCTCGATCCCACAACCGTTGTTGCCGGCGACCTTGGCAAACCGGTGGTTCTTCTTGAGGAAGATTCTCCTGCTAAAATTGCTTTCCGCAAAGTTGCTGACAAGATCGCTGAAGCAGCTGAAAGCAGCTTTGAAGTTGCTTCCAGTACTCATACTTAA
- a CDS encoding septum formation initiator family protein: MLRRRVLLGVLVVINLVLLIRLGLSEQGFFGYLDLDEKVKKLEMKIDAADNRTLELSREIRRLKTDRAYQEKIIRSRMNYVKENEVLYIFPDSGETKTQGAGADAKQD; the protein is encoded by the coding sequence ATGCTGCGGCGTAGAGTTTTGCTGGGAGTTCTGGTTGTTATCAACCTTGTATTGTTGATTCGTCTGGGATTAAGTGAGCAAGGTTTTTTTGGGTATCTTGACCTTGATGAGAAGGTTAAAAAACTGGAAATGAAGATTGATGCTGCAGATAACCGCACGCTTGAACTCAGCAGGGAAATACGTAGATTGAAAACAGATCGTGCGTATCAGGAGAAGATCATTCGCAGCAGGATGAATTACGTTAAGGAAAACGAAGTGTTATACATTTTCCCTGACTCAGGGGAAACAAAGACTCAGGGAGCAGGTGCAGATGCAAAGCAAGATTGA